GCGTCTTCAGGCGATACACGGCGCGAATGCGGGCCGCGGCACGGAGCAGCGCGCGGTCGAGGTCGATGAGCTCGATCCCGCGACTGCGGCTGAACAGAAGCTCGTAGCGCTCGGCGACCGCCATGTCACCGGCGCGGTACGGTACGACGAGGGTCTCGAGCAAAGTGAGCGCCGAAGTGACTCCCCGGCACCGGTGCTTGTCGATGGCGGTGAACAACGTTCTGACGGGAGCGAAGTACTTGGGATGCTCCTCGATGTAATAAATGAAGATCGCGGTGTCGATCCCGACGGGACCGCTCCCCAGGTCGTCCATCAATCCCAAGAGCCGCGCTCCTCGTCGACGTGTATGGCCGGATCGATGCCCTTCCAGAGCTCCTTGCCGAGCCCGCGCAGCTCGAGAATGGACACGGTTTCGCCCGGACGCGTCGCCTCTTCCAGAATGCGCAGCACTTCTTGTGATATCGAACGCCGCTCGCTTCGGGCCCGCGCCTTGAGCCGGGCATAGAGCTTCTCGGGTACGTTCTTGATGTTGAGTGTAGCCACTGGTCCTCCATTTTTCCTCCATTATGGAGGAACGGAATCCGACAGGTCAACCTCCGCAGCGGGCTCAGGGCGGGTTGCCCACGATCCGCTGGTAGCTCGCGGGGTGGGTGGCCCCCTCGGTGCACAACAGAAGGACGACGGAATCACGCGTCAGACCGATGTCGATTCGCGCCTGCACCCGGGCCTGTTTTCGGAACGCCCTCAATCTCTTGCGCTACTTCGATGAGCGCGATGAGCTCGTCGAGCTCCGCGTCGAGTGCCGGGTGGGGCTTCTGGGCGAGCGCGTACGAAGCCGCCTCCATCACCTTGTAGATGTCGGTATCGTTGAAGCGGCGCCCTTGATAAGTCCCATCCAGCCTCCCGGCTGCCTTCCGGAAGTTGTCCACCCGTCCCGTCTCCTCGTTCTGCCGCATGATGTGCGGGATGGTGACGGTGCGATTCGTGACGAGCCGTGGCGCCCAGAAGGAGTCGGTCAGGCGGACGCTCGTGAATGGAACGGCGCGAATCGGACCCTCCGAGACCGGCCTTTCAACGCCGCCGCCCCCGCAGGCGGCGAGCACCGAGATAGCGAGAGCAGCGATGAAACCCCTCACAGGCCAGCCCTCTCCCGTGCGTGCCGGATCACGGCCTCCATGTCTTGGCGTCGTGCATCGAAGGTGTCGTCGACCACATTGAGCGTCGGAATCTGCGGCTCGCTGAGCGAGAACGTGTCCTCGGCAGAGCGCCGGAACCCGGCCTCGTGAACGCCGGTGCTTCCCCTGCCGGGGGCGGGATAGCTCAGGTGCTGGAAGAAGCGCGTGTATTTCGCGAGCTCTGCGGCGACTTCGGTCTGGGAGAACGAATGGTAGATGGGAATGAACGAGAGCAGCGCGTCGTAGTGCATCTCCCCGACCGCCACAACGTCCGGGTAGCGGGCCCGAAGCTCCTCGACGAGCCGTCGCGTTCCCTCGTGCATATCTGCCTTCGGGTTATTGACCCATCCGCCCACGATGTCGAGGAAATAGGCGTCGGGCCGGTAGCGTTCGATGACGTCCGCGATGCGCTCGGTCAGGTGGCGTCGCCAGGACTCGACGCCGAGATTCATATATGAAAGCCAGCCGTCTTGATGCCGGTCGTTGTCCCAGTCGACCCAGTTCAGATCGAAACGGTCCCCATCCACCTTCTCGGTGTGACCGTCGGCGATCTCACGAAACATCGGATGCTTCCGATTGGCGGCGTTGGCG
The window above is part of the Vicinamibacteria bacterium genome. Proteins encoded here:
- a CDS encoding type II toxin-antitoxin system VapC family toxin; translation: MDDLGSGPVGIDTAIFIYYIEEHPKYFAPVRTLFTAIDKHRCRGVTSALTLLETLVVPYRAGDMAVAERYELLFSRSRGIELIDLDRALLRAAARIRAVYRLKTPDSIQLAAAFSKACTTFLTHDRPLSKVRGIKILQIGRYLA
- a CDS encoding beta-L-arabinofuranosidase domain-containing protein, coding for MRGFIAALAISVLAACGGGGVERPVSEGPIRAVPFTSVRLTDSFWAPRLVTNRTVTIPHIMRQNEETGRVDNFRKAAGRLDGTYQGRRFNDTDIYKVMEAASYALAQKPHPALDAELDELIALIEVAQEIEGVPKTGPGAGANRHRSDA